A portion of the Natrinema salaciae genome contains these proteins:
- a CDS encoding S9 family peptidase produces the protein MSGYDIERYLNVRSAYGASFGPDGERLSFLMNTTGTPQVWTLDEPRGWPEQRTFYDERVTFASWSPERPELIFGMDEGGNERAQLFRLDAETGVIEDVTAMPGAKHRWGGWSDDGERFAFASNRRDESVFDVYVQGRDETGADAERVVEGDGWLSLSGWSPDDTRLLVSQAYSNFDQDLYVLDLAADERELEHVTPHEGDVRYQSASWAPDGEGLYLVTDEGEADTLYLAYLDLESGDLETVIDGDGWNVDGIALDDETGRFVCSRNVDGYTELTVGAFDGEEPTAFETFPEPDLPGGISGGVSFDPDAERFALSTTGDTVNTNVFVVDLETGEADQWTSAPTAGIPRESFAESELVRVESVGVDGQRPSASGTPEESDAGLEVPGFLTLPDDAAAGDTPVIVDIHGGPESQRRPSFSSVKQYFLDRGYAYFEPNVRGSSGYGAEYAALDDVEKRMDSVADIEACVEWLRDHRAIDPDRIAAKGGSYGGFMVLAALTEYPDLWAAGVDIVGIANFVTFLENTGDWRRELREAEYGSLAEDRAFLEEISPINNVERIEAPLFVLHGENDPRVPVGEAEQIADRAAEQGVPVRKLIFDDEGHGFSKLENRIEAYSAIADFLDEHV, from the coding sequence ATGAGCGGCTACGATATCGAGCGCTATCTCAACGTTCGCAGCGCCTACGGTGCCTCGTTCGGTCCCGACGGCGAACGGCTCTCGTTCCTGATGAACACGACCGGCACGCCACAGGTCTGGACCCTCGACGAACCCCGCGGCTGGCCCGAGCAGCGGACCTTCTACGACGAGCGAGTCACCTTCGCCTCGTGGTCACCCGAGCGTCCGGAGTTGATCTTCGGGATGGACGAAGGCGGTAACGAGCGCGCCCAGCTGTTCAGGCTCGACGCCGAGACCGGGGTGATTGAGGACGTAACGGCGATGCCCGGGGCCAAACACCGCTGGGGCGGCTGGAGCGACGACGGCGAGCGGTTCGCCTTCGCCTCGAACCGCCGCGACGAGTCCGTCTTCGACGTCTACGTGCAGGGTCGCGACGAGACCGGCGCGGACGCCGAACGCGTCGTCGAGGGCGACGGCTGGCTCTCGCTGTCCGGCTGGAGCCCCGACGACACACGGCTGCTGGTCTCGCAGGCGTACTCCAACTTCGATCAGGACCTGTACGTGCTCGACCTCGCGGCCGACGAGCGCGAACTCGAGCACGTCACGCCCCACGAGGGCGACGTCCGCTATCAGAGCGCGAGCTGGGCACCCGACGGCGAGGGACTCTACCTCGTTACGGACGAGGGCGAGGCCGACACCCTCTATCTGGCCTATCTCGACCTCGAGAGCGGCGATCTCGAGACCGTCATCGACGGGGACGGGTGGAACGTCGACGGGATCGCGCTGGACGACGAGACCGGCCGATTCGTCTGTTCGCGCAACGTCGACGGCTACACCGAACTGACCGTCGGGGCGTTCGACGGCGAGGAGCCGACCGCGTTCGAGACGTTTCCCGAGCCCGACCTGCCCGGCGGAATCTCCGGCGGCGTGAGTTTCGATCCCGACGCGGAGCGGTTCGCGCTCTCGACGACCGGCGACACCGTCAACACGAACGTCTTCGTCGTCGATCTCGAGACCGGCGAGGCGGACCAGTGGACGAGTGCGCCGACCGCGGGCATTCCCCGCGAGTCGTTCGCCGAGTCCGAACTCGTCCGCGTCGAGAGCGTCGGCGTTGACGGGCAGCGCCCGTCGGCCAGTGGGACTCCGGAGGAGTCCGACGCTGGGCTCGAGGTACCCGGCTTCCTGACCCTTCCCGACGACGCCGCAGCGGGCGATACGCCGGTCATCGTCGACATCCACGGCGGCCCAGAGAGCCAGCGCCGACCCTCGTTCTCGAGCGTCAAACAGTACTTCCTCGACCGGGGGTACGCCTACTTCGAGCCGAACGTTCGGGGCTCGTCGGGCTACGGTGCCGAGTACGCCGCCCTCGACGACGTCGAAAAGCGGATGGATTCGGTCGCCGACATCGAGGCCTGCGTCGAGTGGCTGCGGGACCACCGCGCGATCGATCCCGACCGGATCGCCGCCAAGGGCGGCTCCTACGGCGGGTTCATGGTGCTGGCTGCGCTGACCGAGTACCCCGATCTCTGGGCCGCCGGCGTCGACATCGTCGGCATCGCCAACTTCGTCACGTTCCTCGAAAACACGGGCGACTGGCGGCGCGAACTCCGGGAGGCGGAGTACGGCTCGCTCGCCGAGGACCGCGCGTTCCTCGAGGAGATCTCGCCGATCAACAACGTCGAGCGGATCGAGGCACCGCTGTTCGTCCTCCACGGGGAGAACGACCCACGCGTTCCGGTCGGCGAAGCGGAACAGATCGCCGACCGAGCGGCCGAACAGGGCGTTCCGGTCCGAAAGCTGATCTTCGACGACGAGGGCCACGGCTTCTCGAAACTCGAGAACCGCATCGAGGCCTACTCCGCGATCGCGGATTTCCTGGACGAGCACGTCTGA
- a CDS encoding ABC transporter ATP-binding protein has protein sequence MAAIQTNGLTKRYGESVLAVDDLDLTVENGEIFGFLGPNGAGKSTTINMLLDFVRPTEGTATVLGYDAQDETGEIRERIGVLPEGATLYERLTAREHIEWVADTKDAAIDVDAILDRVGILEDADRAAGGFSKGMAQRLGLGMALVGDPDLLLLDEPSSGLDPTGIQDMRELLRDEAESGTTVFFSSHILSEVEAVCDRVGIMNEGHLVALDSIENLQDEATGAVTIDVELATPVDPAVLDVGSISGVQQTDIDGDTVTTVCDDATVKVDVVRHLDDRATVTDILSTDTSLEELFNQYTGSTDGDGAVESPTDPEREQEVTV, from the coding sequence ATGGCCGCCATTCAAACGAACGGTCTCACCAAGCGGTACGGTGAGTCGGTCCTCGCTGTCGACGACCTCGATCTCACGGTCGAGAACGGGGAAATATTCGGCTTCCTGGGTCCCAACGGCGCCGGGAAGTCGACGACGATCAACATGTTGCTCGACTTCGTCAGACCGACGGAGGGAACTGCGACCGTACTCGGATACGATGCCCAGGACGAAACGGGAGAAATTCGAGAACGGATCGGCGTTCTTCCGGAAGGTGCGACCCTCTACGAGCGTCTGACCGCACGCGAACACATCGAGTGGGTCGCCGACACCAAGGACGCAGCCATCGACGTCGATGCGATCCTCGACCGCGTCGGCATCCTCGAGGACGCGGACCGAGCCGCCGGCGGGTTCTCGAAGGGGATGGCACAGCGACTGGGACTCGGAATGGCGTTGGTCGGCGATCCCGACCTACTGCTGTTAGACGAGCCCTCCTCCGGACTCGATCCGACGGGCATTCAGGACATGCGCGAGCTGCTGCGAGACGAGGCCGAGTCGGGAACGACCGTGTTCTTCTCGAGCCACATCCTGTCGGAGGTCGAAGCCGTCTGTGACCGCGTCGGCATCATGAACGAGGGTCACCTCGTCGCTCTGGACAGCATCGAGAACTTGCAGGACGAAGCAACCGGTGCAGTGACGATCGACGTGGAACTCGCCACGCCCGTGGATCCCGCCGTCCTCGACGTCGGCTCGATCTCGGGCGTGCAGCAGACCGACATCGACGGGGATACCGTCACAACCGTCTGCGATGACGCCACCGTGAAAGTCGACGTCGTCCGACATCTCGACGACCGGGCGACCGTGACGGATATCCTCTCGACGGACACCTCGCTCGAAGAACTGTTCAATCAGTATACGGGAAGCACGGACGGCGACGGCGCGGTCGAGTCACCGACCGATCCGGAGCGGGAACAGGAGGTGACCGTATGA